One region of Armatimonadota bacterium genomic DNA includes:
- a CDS encoding DUF3006 domain-containing protein produces the protein MSSSEIQAFVDRIEGDKAVLLVGEKAEAVIIPAKYLPKEAGEGAVLTIEIRFDAEKTAEASENIKSIIQRLTKKNK, from the coding sequence ATGAGTAGCAGTGAGATTCAGGCTTTTGTAGACCGGATTGAGGGAGATAAGGCAGTTCTCTTAGTTGGGGAAAAAGCAGAAGCAGTCATTATACCTGCAAAATACCTACCCAAAGAGGCTGGCGAAGGAGCTGTTCTAACCATTGAAATCAGATTTGATGCTGAAAAGACAGCCGAGGCGTCGGAAAACATCAAATCAATCATCCAAAGACTTACTAAAAAGAACAAGTAA
- a CDS encoding MFS transporter: protein MARQDDSPQGNETGDSHSKLPEHLVKRSVRLSYIQSMLGAVYSASTGGMFIIGYALKLGADNVQIGLMSTVPMLCVVVQLFSALLVERGFSRRLLTISASILNVAGWALIILIPHILKNASSDAKIAALIAIITLNTAFAYISGNARASWVGDIIPARTMGIFFGRVMMYAGIVGAVLALIEGTVLDHIKSRGIAAFNWLFLFGMVFGLLNVLLFVPQPDVRVESKGSETKYFRLIRDTFSNRSLMMVMLYGLVWSMQSLAAPFYATYMLRDLKMSFLGIGVLTGVSTVTVLLSSSFWGKVVDMYGSRPVLIACTAAITPAPLVWIWLTSAKAVYFVIPAINILAGFTAAGVSVALSALLYKVTPSSGRAMQFAIYSVVILLLVSPMPTIGGHLPGWLKSLGINADLRCTFYTSALFLLGATLVARRIHEPNSAGAREMVRNLPSHLRSPSTLVSIE from the coding sequence GTGGCAAGGCAGGATGATTCTCCGCAGGGCAATGAGACAGGTGATTCGCATAGTAAACTGCCAGAGCATTTGGTAAAGCGGTCGGTTCGCTTGTCGTATATTCAGTCAATGCTCGGCGCAGTCTACAGCGCCTCTACAGGCGGAATGTTTATAATTGGATATGCTCTCAAATTGGGCGCCGATAATGTCCAGATTGGTTTGATGAGCACAGTCCCAATGCTGTGTGTTGTCGTACAATTGTTTTCGGCGCTACTGGTCGAGCGTGGGTTTAGCCGCCGTTTGTTGACAATCAGCGCTTCAATACTCAATGTTGCTGGATGGGCGCTAATAATACTAATTCCCCATATTTTAAAAAATGCTTCTTCTGACGCAAAGATTGCCGCACTCATTGCTATTATTACTCTCAACACAGCGTTTGCATATATTTCAGGAAATGCTAGGGCGAGCTGGGTGGGTGACATAATTCCTGCGCGAACAATGGGCATATTCTTTGGGCGAGTTATGATGTATGCGGGGATTGTTGGAGCGGTTCTGGCTCTAATTGAGGGAACAGTGTTGGACCACATCAAAAGCCGCGGAATAGCTGCTTTCAACTGGCTTTTCCTTTTTGGGATGGTTTTTGGACTGCTAAATGTGTTGCTTTTTGTACCTCAGCCTGACGTTAGAGTCGAAAGCAAAGGTTCGGAAACGAAATATTTCCGCTTAATCCGCGATACATTTTCGAACCGCAGTTTGATGATGGTTATGCTTTATGGCCTTGTATGGTCAATGCAGTCCTTAGCTGCGCCGTTCTACGCTACGTACATGCTGCGTGACCTTAAAATGTCTTTTTTGGGTATCGGTGTTTTAACTGGCGTATCCACAGTAACCGTTCTTCTTTCATCGTCGTTTTGGGGGAAAGTTGTGGATATGTATGGCTCACGGCCAGTGCTTATCGCGTGCACCGCTGCTATCACACCAGCGCCACTCGTGTGGATATGGTTAACTAGCGCCAAAGCAGTGTACTTTGTAATTCCAGCAATCAACATCTTAGCTGGGTTTACGGCGGCAGGGGTTTCGGTAGCTCTGAGTGCACTCCTTTACAAAGTTACTCCAAGTTCGGGTAGGGCAATGCAATTTGCTATTTATTCCGTCGTCATTCTGCTATTGGTCTCTCCGATGCCAACAATCGGTGGTCATCTCCCTGGCTGGTTGAAGTCGTTAGGGATTAATGCAGACCTAAGATGCACATTCTATACATCGGCGTTGTTTCTTCTTGGTGCGACTTTGGTTGCTAGACGTATTCACGAGCCAAATTCAGCCGGTGCGCGCGAAATGGTCCGAAATCTTCCTTCTCACCTTCGCTCCCCAAGCACTTTAGTATCCATCGAGTAA
- a CDS encoding AIR synthase-related protein, which produces MAISSVYIQFKQDPEADNLLGHLKELGYKLEGLRIERVIRLEGNCDLEKLKPLFVNPLYQTYSYNSRLSPLDGPIVEIGYQRAVTDPETPSIFDGARALGVEGLQWARLSQRYQFIGATTEEALRIVKENLYNPIVQTIIEQPWDSLRPHGEPEPVKHIRLTGLTDEELLELSEKHSWYAPLSQLKALQGYEQKIGRPLTDAEIEIIVQSWSDHCYHTTWRSLKLLEKLQAATARINHPLVVSVFKDNAGGMKFYDGQVILIKGETHNFPSSIATFGGIATKHGGVIRDAIGFGRGGYPIGGSTIMGTMDPRISDSEVPAGALHPRIIVTESIRGTAYYCNPMGIPMMHPVYRIHPGYPKCFALGHTVGIIPEEYALKLDPIPGDKVVLFGGRTGRDGIHGATASSAEMTGETIHKDAAAVQIGHPITERKFMTAVPILRDAGCIRSITDLGAGGISCAVGEMGSKTGVRIDLAKVPLKDESLAPWEILLSESQERMLAAIPAEKLDEALKILQRYDVEYAVIGEFTDTHRLTAYHGETLVADIDMSFLWRECPIDEIEIVKPKRNLKPIQRPQPSTPKEWKEAVEKVISHYHCCDQSAAGMQFDSTVQGRTVLGPYGGLNGRMRNDAWVAAPIRGKPCGVVTTVAFNPFYPDVDPAGAARLSVIEAIAKAVAVGAGLDDIVLCDNFYTPKIRPEVAWELKAMVETVAELSEIFGTPFISGKDSSSGTFKAETGELIDVPYTLVVSTLCRIPDVRSIVTKNFKTPGNKLVILGKLDPERLGGSVYLDAFGERGDKLSDWGNEWAKDLVITYRRLHKFYWNDNPVKSASAIAEGGVLFRLFEGAMGSGLGARVDLSNFPAGRKDGALFSEAVGAILLELPPDVEPMDLFGGLPWFEIGEVIDTPELVINDSQETLLKVSISDLVKIWEKPFTEVVG; this is translated from the coding sequence ATGGCAATTTCCAGCGTTTATATTCAATTCAAACAAGACCCTGAGGCTGATAATTTACTAGGACATTTAAAAGAACTAGGCTACAAATTGGAAGGACTTCGCATTGAGAGAGTCATTCGCCTTGAGGGCAATTGTGATTTGGAGAAACTCAAACCCCTTTTTGTGAATCCTCTTTATCAAACGTACTCTTATAATTCGAGGCTTTCACCATTAGATGGGCCAATAGTTGAGATTGGCTATCAGCGAGCCGTGACAGACCCTGAGACTCCCAGCATCTTTGATGGCGCACGGGCGCTGGGGGTCGAAGGTCTCCAATGGGCACGCCTTAGCCAGAGATACCAATTTATAGGTGCAACAACCGAAGAGGCCCTGCGCATTGTAAAAGAGAACTTATATAACCCAATCGTACAAACAATCATCGAACAACCATGGGATTCGTTAAGGCCCCATGGAGAGCCAGAGCCTGTAAAGCATATTCGACTGACTGGGCTTACTGATGAAGAATTGCTCGAGCTTAGCGAAAAACATTCTTGGTATGCCCCTTTGTCGCAGTTGAAGGCTCTCCAAGGTTACGAGCAAAAAATAGGCAGACCGCTGACGGATGCCGAGATAGAAATTATAGTGCAGTCGTGGTCCGACCACTGCTACCATACAACATGGCGGAGTCTGAAGCTATTAGAGAAGCTTCAGGCGGCAACGGCGAGAATCAATCATCCGCTCGTAGTTTCTGTCTTCAAAGATAATGCGGGCGGAATGAAGTTTTACGATGGTCAGGTTATCCTCATTAAAGGTGAGACCCACAACTTCCCGTCTTCCATTGCCACTTTTGGTGGAATTGCGACCAAACATGGCGGTGTAATTCGTGACGCCATTGGTTTTGGACGAGGCGGATATCCCATCGGCGGCTCCACTATAATGGGCACAATGGACCCAAGGATTTCAGACTCCGAAGTTCCTGCTGGAGCGCTACACCCCAGGATAATTGTTACGGAGTCAATACGTGGGACAGCATACTATTGCAATCCTATGGGCATTCCAATGATGCATCCTGTATATCGTATACATCCTGGCTATCCAAAGTGCTTTGCATTGGGTCATACAGTTGGCATAATTCCTGAAGAATATGCTCTCAAACTTGATCCCATTCCTGGCGACAAAGTAGTTCTGTTCGGTGGGCGGACGGGTCGCGATGGCATTCATGGGGCAACAGCAAGCTCGGCAGAAATGACTGGCGAAACGATACATAAGGATGCGGCCGCAGTTCAAATAGGCCACCCAATCACCGAACGGAAATTCATGACTGCCGTACCGATTCTCCGCGATGCAGGATGTATTCGCTCGATAACGGATCTTGGGGCGGGCGGCATCTCCTGCGCTGTTGGGGAGATGGGCTCGAAGACCGGCGTTCGCATTGACCTTGCGAAAGTTCCACTCAAAGACGAAAGCCTTGCGCCGTGGGAAATCCTGCTCTCTGAGTCCCAGGAGCGAATGCTAGCCGCCATCCCCGCCGAGAAGCTAGACGAAGCTCTGAAAATTCTTCAAAGGTACGACGTGGAATATGCCGTAATCGGCGAATTTACAGATACTCACAGGCTTACTGCATATCATGGTGAGACGCTGGTTGCCGACATTGATATGTCTTTCTTGTGGCGTGAATGTCCGATTGATGAAATCGAGATAGTCAAACCCAAAAGAAATCTAAAACCCATCCAGCGGCCCCAGCCATCCACCCCAAAAGAGTGGAAAGAAGCCGTGGAAAAAGTAATTTCTCACTATCATTGTTGCGACCAATCTGCAGCCGGCATGCAGTTTGACTCCACCGTTCAAGGACGTACTGTGCTGGGTCCATACGGTGGTTTGAACGGTAGAATGAGGAACGATGCCTGGGTTGCTGCTCCCATTCGAGGAAAGCCCTGCGGAGTCGTAACTACTGTGGCGTTCAACCCATTCTATCCCGATGTTGATCCCGCGGGGGCGGCAAGGCTTTCAGTAATAGAAGCCATTGCAAAGGCAGTGGCGGTAGGTGCAGGCTTAGATGATATCGTATTGTGTGACAATTTCTACACGCCGAAGATTCGCCCTGAAGTTGCATGGGAACTGAAGGCTATGGTCGAGACTGTCGCTGAGCTCTCGGAGATATTTGGGACGCCTTTTATATCTGGCAAAGATTCGAGTTCTGGCACTTTCAAGGCGGAGACCGGCGAACTAATTGATGTGCCTTATACTCTTGTAGTCTCAACACTATGCCGAATACCCGACGTCAGGAGCATCGTCACAAAGAATTTCAAGACGCCTGGGAATAAACTTGTTATTCTTGGCAAGCTAGACCCAGAGCGACTAGGTGGGTCGGTTTATCTTGATGCGTTTGGTGAGCGAGGAGATAAGCTTTCCGATTGGGGGAACGAATGGGCGAAGGACCTCGTCATTACCTACCGCCGCCTGCACAAGTTCTATTGGAACGACAACCCAGTAAAATCAGCCTCGGCAATTGCTGAAGGTGGAGTGCTCTTCCGCCTTTTCGAGGGTGCAATGGGTTCGGGACTCGGCGCTCGTGTAGACCTTTCCAATTTTCCTGCTGGACGGAAAGATGGAGCACTTTTTAGCGAGGCTGTTGGGGCGATTCTGCTGGAGTTGCCACCGGACGTCGAGCCTATGGATCTTTTTGGAGGTTTGCCGTGGTTCGAGATTGGCGAGGTTATTGATACCCCTGAACTTGTCATTAATGACTCCCAGGAAACGCTTCTCAAAGTTTCAATAAGTGACCTAGTAAAAATTTGGGAGAAACCTTTCACGGAGGTAGTTGGGTAA
- a CDS encoding aminotransferase class III-fold pyridoxal phosphate-dependent enzyme → MEQTPGLSEGEQIIEETIEKYVAYVNPTLANLMRFAGFGDVEASAKGIYVTDYSGNRYIDCLGGYGVFSLGHRHPTVVAAVEEQLNSMPLSSKIFFNKPLADLCELLAEITPGRLQYSFICNSGTEAIEGAIKAARIYTKRSEFICTLGGFHGKSLGSLSATGREIYREPFQPLVPGFIHVPFGDISAVAEVISEKTAAVIVEPIQGEGGIHIPPEDYLPGLRELCTQNGALLIVDEVQTGLGRTGKMFAVEHWGVEPDIMTLAKALGGGVMPIGAFIGTPEIWDAMFRENPLMHTSTFGGNPLACRAAIAAIHVTRADDLPGRAARLGERFLGKLREVQAKHPDALADVRGLGLMIGAEFTHEDIGELVIGGLARRGVIAAYTLNNPKVIRFEPPLIIDEDQLDVVAEIFDESIAEATELLKGIM, encoded by the coding sequence ATGGAGCAAACACCGGGATTGTCCGAGGGCGAGCAGATTATTGAGGAAACAATCGAGAAATATGTTGCTTATGTAAATCCGACATTGGCAAATCTAATGCGATTTGCTGGGTTTGGAGATGTTGAGGCGAGTGCAAAAGGCATTTATGTTACCGATTACTCAGGCAACCGTTATATTGACTGCTTAGGCGGATACGGCGTTTTCAGTCTTGGCCATCGCCATCCTACAGTTGTGGCGGCGGTGGAAGAGCAACTAAACTCAATGCCATTATCCTCTAAGATATTCTTCAACAAACCACTCGCGGATTTGTGTGAGCTGCTGGCAGAGATTACGCCGGGCAGACTGCAGTATAGCTTCATCTGCAATAGTGGAACAGAAGCAATTGAGGGTGCAATCAAGGCTGCACGAATTTATACAAAACGTTCGGAGTTCATATGCACCCTTGGCGGTTTTCACGGCAAGAGTTTGGGTTCGCTTAGCGCTACAGGACGCGAGATTTACCGTGAACCTTTCCAGCCACTTGTCCCAGGGTTTATCCATGTTCCATTTGGCGATATCAGCGCAGTGGCAGAAGTCATTTCAGAAAAGACAGCCGCTGTAATAGTTGAACCAATCCAGGGTGAGGGAGGAATCCACATACCGCCAGAAGATTATTTGCCTGGTTTACGTGAGCTGTGTACGCAAAATGGTGCCTTACTTATTGTTGATGAAGTGCAAACGGGTTTGGGACGAACTGGGAAGATGTTTGCTGTGGAGCACTGGGGTGTTGAACCAGACATCATGACTTTGGCAAAAGCGCTTGGCGGCGGTGTGATGCCAATTGGTGCTTTTATAGGCACTCCCGAAATCTGGGATGCGATGTTTCGTGAGAACCCTCTTATGCATACTTCAACGTTTGGCGGAAACCCTCTGGCATGCAGAGCGGCTATTGCGGCAATTCACGTTACAAGAGCTGACGACCTTCCAGGGCGTGCCGCACGACTTGGCGAACGTTTCCTTGGCAAGCTTAGAGAAGTGCAGGCAAAGCATCCTGATGCGCTTGCAGATGTTAGGGGCCTCGGCTTGATGATTGGGGCGGAATTTACTCATGAGGATATTGGTGAGCTGGTAATCGGTGGCTTGGCGAGGCGCGGCGTAATTGCAGCATATACACTTAACAACCCGAAAGTAATTCGTTTTGAGCCGCCGTTGATTATTGATGAAGATCAACTCGATGTTGTCGCGGAAATATTTGACGAATCAATAGCAGAGGCAACAGAATTGCTGAAGGGAATTATGTAA
- the purQ gene encoding phosphoribosylformylglycinamidine synthase I, producing the protein MERNALNFGIHTPNTSAVVAVLYGPGINCHEETAFAIEQAGLNAKIVNFQDILTGEERLTRYQAIVIPGGFSWGDHLGSGRIFGLHLIACVADQLRELVETGKPILGICNGFQILVETGLLPAGTVGERQAALLQNKSARFESRWVELIVTDDKSIWTKGLHGRILRMPVAHGEGRLYWENDDIIHPVVCYSKNNQPTEEYPYCPSGSPKGIAGIRDSTGLIFGLMPHPERATLPWHGSSDGIEIFKNLAQHLKH; encoded by the coding sequence ATGGAAAGAAACGCTCTTAATTTTGGAATTCACACGCCAAACACCTCCGCTGTCGTGGCAGTCCTGTATGGCCCTGGCATTAATTGCCACGAAGAAACTGCATTTGCAATCGAGCAAGCGGGCCTTAATGCCAAAATCGTCAACTTTCAGGATATCCTGACAGGCGAGGAGCGCTTGACTAGATATCAGGCAATAGTGATTCCCGGCGGCTTTTCATGGGGCGACCACCTTGGTTCAGGGCGCATCTTTGGCTTGCACCTGATCGCATGTGTTGCAGACCAGCTTCGTGAACTTGTGGAAACAGGTAAGCCGATACTAGGAATTTGCAATGGTTTCCAAATACTTGTCGAAACAGGTCTTCTTCCGGCGGGCACTGTTGGCGAGCGTCAGGCAGCGCTGCTTCAAAACAAGTCTGCGCGCTTTGAAAGTCGGTGGGTAGAGCTAATAGTTACAGACGATAAAAGCATTTGGACCAAAGGGTTGCACGGACGCATTCTCCGGATGCCCGTTGCTCATGGCGAGGGCCGCCTTTATTGGGAAAACGATGACATTATCCATCCCGTGGTTTGTTATTCAAAAAACAACCAGCCAACCGAAGAGTATCCTTATTGTCCAAGCGGGTCTCCAAAAGGAATTGCTGGAATACGTGACTCGACTGGCTTAATCTTCGGCCTTATGCCTCATCCTGAACGTGCTACGCTCCCTTGGCATGGCTCTTCTGATGGCATTGAAATATTCAAGAACCTCGCGCAACATCTGAAGCATTGA
- a CDS encoding anaerobic sulfatase maturase, with product MPVNPSVISLLIKPAGPDCNLRCTYCFYRQKSDMFPGVKEHRMKASTLERLIEQGMEAGRDLAQFSWQGGEPTLMGLDFFKRVVELQAANLREGQIVTNALQTNATLLDNKWAEFLAAYNFLVGVSLDGPAIFHDHYRRDSKKTGSYARVIQSIRMLLEAGAEVNILVLLNDRNVREPDRVYDALLETGVKYFQFVPCLEPGPGGMPAFYSITPEQYGEFLCRIFDRWLDSPMDISVRDFDDLMLMLQGQPSNTCITQPRCGGYMLVEHTGDVFPCDFFVLPKWKLGNLNETPLSELRFSPKLREFGEQKTMLSDACRECPWLRFCYGGCIKHRIILGGSPSDPSYFCSSYKMFFEYATSVLEEIQRIS from the coding sequence ATGCCAGTAAACCCGTCTGTTATTTCGCTTCTAATTAAGCCTGCCGGCCCAGATTGCAATCTTCGTTGCACATACTGCTTTTATCGTCAAAAATCGGATATGTTCCCTGGTGTAAAGGAGCACCGGATGAAAGCATCAACCCTTGAGCGGTTAATCGAGCAAGGCATGGAAGCTGGACGCGACCTAGCCCAGTTTTCTTGGCAAGGCGGAGAGCCAACGCTGATGGGACTCGACTTCTTCAAGCGCGTGGTTGAGCTTCAGGCAGCGAATCTTCGTGAGGGCCAAATTGTAACTAATGCTTTGCAGACGAACGCAACGCTTTTGGACAACAAGTGGGCGGAATTTCTGGCAGCTTATAATTTTCTTGTTGGAGTTAGCCTAGATGGGCCTGCAATATTCCATGACCACTACCGTCGAGACAGTAAGAAAACCGGTAGCTATGCGCGTGTGATTCAAAGCATTCGAATGTTGCTCGAAGCAGGCGCAGAGGTGAATATTCTTGTGTTGCTAAATGACCGTAATGTTCGTGAGCCCGATCGAGTCTATGACGCTTTGCTTGAAACAGGTGTAAAATACTTCCAATTCGTGCCGTGTCTTGAACCAGGGCCAGGAGGAATGCCGGCTTTCTACTCTATCACTCCGGAGCAATACGGGGAATTTCTTTGCAGGATATTTGACCGATGGCTGGACAGCCCAATGGACATCTCAGTACGCGATTTTGACGACCTTATGCTAATGCTCCAAGGCCAACCATCGAATACGTGCATTACCCAGCCGAGATGCGGGGGATATATGCTTGTTGAACATACAGGCGATGTGTTCCCTTGCGACTTCTTTGTCCTCCCAAAATGGAAACTGGGAAACTTAAATGAGACGCCGCTGTCGGAATTGAGGTTTTCACCAAAACTGAGGGAGTTTGGCGAACAGAAAACTATGCTTTCCGATGCCTGTCGTGAGTGCCCCTGGCTTAGATTTTGTTATGGTGGATGCATCAAACACCGCATCATCCTTGGCGGCTCCCCCTCCGACCCGAGCTACTTCTGTAGCTCGTACAAAATGTTTTTTGAGTACGCCACCTCAGTCCTTGAGGAAATTCAAAGAATCAGCTGA
- a CDS encoding ComEC/Rec2 family competence protein, whose translation MRRLLPIILLIALAILGINLGKRIPQPPERFRREGQLTVHFIDVGQGDCTLIRTPDGRNLLIDGGDQNAADKVIRYLSQQGIRRIDLLIISHPHADHIGGLPAVLDNFGISCVVDPGCEHGSPIYEMVLRKIEERRIDYRLVGKDQMPIISKDIHLDLFCTEFGGDTDSELNNSSVVALIRYKNVGVLLTGDIQYQAEAQLLAAHRNLKADILKVAHHGSADSTSNEFLEVVKPAYAVISVGSENEYGHPARSTLRRLNAAGVKVFRTDRDGDVIFSTDGEWIDVVTSR comes from the coding sequence ATGAGGAGACTTCTGCCTATAATTTTACTGATAGCCTTGGCCATCTTAGGCATAAACCTTGGCAAGCGAATTCCGCAACCGCCAGAACGATTTCGGCGAGAGGGACAGCTGACCGTCCATTTTATTGACGTGGGCCAGGGAGATTGCACCCTGATTCGAACGCCAGATGGAAGAAATCTTTTAATAGACGGAGGAGACCAAAATGCCGCCGATAAAGTAATCCGATACCTAAGTCAACAAGGTATCAGGCGGATTGATTTGCTTATCATAAGCCATCCGCATGCAGACCATATTGGTGGACTGCCAGCAGTGCTCGACAATTTTGGCATATCGTGTGTTGTTGACCCTGGTTGTGAACATGGAAGCCCAATCTACGAAATGGTACTCAGAAAGATCGAAGAACGCCGAATTGATTACAGGCTAGTTGGCAAAGACCAGATGCCAATTATAAGCAAAGATATCCATCTTGATTTGTTTTGCACTGAATTTGGCGGGGATACAGATTCCGAATTAAACAATAGCTCAGTCGTCGCTCTCATCCGATACAAAAATGTGGGCGTGCTTCTAACCGGCGACATTCAATATCAAGCAGAGGCACAACTTCTAGCTGCTCATCGCAACCTAAAAGCCGACATACTTAAGGTTGCTCATCATGGTAGTGCAGACAGCACATCGAATGAGTTCCTAGAGGTGGTCAAGCCGGCTTATGCAGTTATATCCGTTGGCAGTGAAAACGAATATGGCCACCCCGCAAGAAGTACGCTTCGGCGACTGAATGCAGCAGGGGTAAAAGTCTTTCGCACGGACAGGGACGGCGATGTAATCTTTTCGACCGATGGCGAATGGATTGATGTGGTGACAAGCCGATGA
- the gspE gene encoding type II secretion system ATPase GspE: protein MEELYKRPLGDILIRKKIITPEQLEIALAEQQRTHKKLGEVLISLEFATEEQITEARAQQLDVGYVNLQEFQFDPQVLSLVSESICRTYQLIPLKKSHNKLTLAMANPLDVEAIDLIQFETKLRAEPVLATEWRIREAIDRNYGQYEAEELKDFVQQATSDLELTSVDEDEHEDIDEVRRQSHRAPIIRMVNMLLTQAVRKKASDIHIEPRRNTVDIRYRIDGDLHLVRSLPKSLHPAISSRIKIMSELDIAERRLPQDGRITLRLDGRNIDIRVSTSPTLYGERIVLRILDRSEGLIPLEKLGFSPRDLEVFKSLISQPHGIILVTGPTGSGKTTTLYAALNELKSEHTNIMTVEDPIEYELDGINQTNVHHRIGLTFANQLRAILRQDPDIVFVGEIRDAETADVAFRAALTGHLVFSTLHANDAPSSITRLIDMDVEPFLVSSAIIGVLAQRLVRVLCPDCKQPYEADAQTKELLGLKPDEKVKIYRAVGCRSCDGTGYKGRTSIRETMIMTDEIRRLTINKASANEIRRAALASGMITMRQDGANKVIAGITTIDEVQRKIFVETDLLFFGAAEAKAA, encoded by the coding sequence ATGGAGGAATTGTACAAGAGACCGCTTGGCGATATTCTCATACGAAAGAAGATAATAACTCCGGAACAACTCGAAATAGCTCTGGCGGAACAGCAGCGAACACATAAAAAGTTGGGAGAGGTACTTATCTCGCTCGAATTTGCCACAGAAGAACAGATAACCGAGGCGAGAGCTCAGCAGTTAGACGTAGGATATGTTAATCTTCAAGAGTTCCAATTTGACCCACAAGTCCTCTCTCTGGTTTCCGAATCAATATGTCGCACCTACCAGCTTATACCTCTAAAAAAATCTCACAACAAACTTACGCTGGCAATGGCTAACCCTTTGGATGTTGAAGCAATTGACCTCATTCAGTTTGAAACCAAGCTGAGGGCAGAACCCGTGCTCGCCACCGAATGGCGAATCCGAGAGGCAATAGATAGGAATTATGGTCAGTATGAAGCAGAAGAGCTTAAGGATTTTGTTCAGCAAGCAACGAGTGACCTCGAACTAACAAGCGTTGATGAAGATGAACATGAGGATATTGACGAAGTCAGGCGGCAAAGCCATCGGGCGCCGATAATTCGGATGGTCAATATGCTCCTTACGCAGGCTGTGCGGAAGAAAGCAAGCGATATCCACATTGAACCTCGAAGAAACACTGTTGACATTCGATATCGGATTGATGGTGACCTTCACTTAGTAAGAAGCTTACCTAAGTCGTTACATCCCGCTATTTCTTCGCGAATTAAAATTATGTCCGAGCTAGACATTGCGGAGCGGCGACTACCGCAAGATGGACGCATTACTCTCCGCCTAGATGGCAGAAATATTGACATACGAGTATCCACAAGCCCAACCTTATATGGCGAGCGAATCGTCCTTAGAATTTTAGATAGAAGCGAAGGCTTAATCCCCCTGGAAAAGCTTGGGTTTTCACCGCGTGACCTTGAAGTGTTCAAGTCGCTTATTAGCCAGCCTCATGGCATCATTTTGGTAACAGGACCGACAGGTAGCGGCAAGACGACAACGCTATACGCAGCGTTGAATGAACTAAAATCGGAACACACAAATATAATGACCGTTGAGGATCCAATAGAGTATGAACTTGATGGAATCAACCAGACAAATGTACATCATCGAATCGGTCTCACATTCGCAAACCAACTCAGGGCAATACTAAGACAGGATCCAGACATAGTATTTGTCGGCGAGATTCGAGATGCAGAAACCGCCGACGTGGCATTTCGGGCGGCGCTCACTGGTCACTTGGTCTTCTCGACACTGCATGCCAATGATGCACCTAGCTCAATTACTCGGTTGATAGATATGGATGTCGAACCCTTCCTAGTTAGCTCTGCGATAATAGGCGTTCTTGCTCAGCGTTTGGTAAGGGTGCTTTGCCCTGACTGCAAACAGCCATACGAAGCAGACGCACAAACAAAAGAACTGCTAGGTTTAAAACCGGACGAAAAAGTAAAAATATATCGCGCGGTGGGATGCAGAAGTTGCGATGGCACCGGATACAAAGGAAGAACTAGTATACGAGAGACAATGATAATGACAGACGAAATTCGCAGGTTGACAATAAACAAAGCTTCCGCAAATGAAATCCGACGCGCAGCCCTTGCCTCAGGCATGATTACAATGCGGCAAGATGGCGCAAACAAGGTGATTGCAGGGATTACCACAATTGACGAAGTTCAACGCAAGATTTTCGTCGAGACAGACTTGCTCTTCTTTGGAGCCGCTGAGGCAAAAGCCGCCTAA